From the Nocardiopsis changdeensis genome, one window contains:
- a CDS encoding DegT/DnrJ/EryC1/StrS family aminotransferase: MAMRVWDYVEEYEAEREEILAAVDRVFRSGQLVLGESVRGFEREFAGYHGTAHCVGVDNGTNALVLALEALGVGPGDEVVTVSNTAAPTVVAIHSTGATPVFVDVREEDFLMDVKQVAAAITPRTRALLPVHLYGQCVDMEPLLRLAEEHGLAVVEDCAQAHGARHHGRIAGTMGHAAAFSFYPTKVLGAYGDGGAVLTPDAGVDANLRRLRFYGMEERYYTVATPAHNSRLDEVHAEILRGKLARLDAYIEGRRRVARRYAEALADTDLILPRTAPGNDHVYYVHVVRHPRRDAIIEALREHDIHLNISYPWPVHTMSGFAHLGYSEGDLPVTERLAREIFSLPMYPSLSEGAQDKVIGALREVLARI, from the coding sequence ATGGCCATGCGGGTGTGGGACTACGTGGAAGAGTACGAAGCCGAACGGGAAGAGATCCTGGCCGCGGTCGACAGGGTCTTCCGTTCCGGGCAGCTGGTCCTGGGCGAGAGTGTCCGCGGATTCGAGCGGGAGTTCGCGGGCTACCACGGGACGGCGCACTGCGTGGGAGTGGACAACGGCACCAACGCGCTCGTCCTCGCGCTGGAGGCCCTCGGAGTGGGCCCCGGCGACGAGGTCGTGACCGTTTCCAACACCGCGGCGCCCACCGTGGTCGCCATCCACTCCACGGGCGCCACCCCGGTGTTCGTCGACGTCCGGGAGGAGGACTTCCTCATGGACGTGAAGCAGGTCGCCGCCGCCATCACGCCCCGGACCCGGGCGCTCCTGCCGGTGCACCTGTACGGCCAGTGCGTCGACATGGAGCCGCTGCTGCGGCTGGCCGAGGAGCACGGCCTGGCCGTCGTCGAGGACTGCGCGCAGGCGCACGGCGCCCGGCACCACGGCAGGATCGCGGGCACCATGGGCCACGCGGCCGCCTTCTCCTTCTACCCCACCAAGGTCCTGGGCGCCTACGGCGACGGCGGCGCCGTCCTGACCCCCGACGCCGGGGTCGACGCGAACCTGCGCCGCCTGCGCTTCTACGGCATGGAGGAGCGCTACTACACGGTGGCCACCCCGGCCCACAACAGCCGGCTGGACGAGGTGCACGCCGAGATCCTGCGCGGCAAGCTCGCCCGCCTGGACGCCTACATCGAGGGGCGGCGCCGGGTGGCGCGCCGCTACGCCGAGGCCCTGGCCGACACCGACCTGATCCTGCCCCGGACCGCCCCCGGCAACGACCACGTGTACTACGTGCACGTGGTGCGCCACCCGCGCCGGGACGCGATCATCGAGGCGCTGCGCGAACACGACATCCACCTCAACATCAGCTACCCCTGGCCGGTGCACACCATGAGCGGGTTCGCGCACCTGGGCTACTCCGAGGGCGACCTGCCGGTGACCGAGCGGCTGGCCCGGGAGATCTTCTCGCTGCCCATGTACCCGTCGCTGTCGGAGGGCGCCCAGGACAAGGTCATCGGTGCCCTGAGGGAGGTCCTGGCCCGGATCTGA
- a CDS encoding NAD-dependent epimerase/dehydratase family protein: MSGERVAVIGATGWVGRHVCAALAAHGHGVVALARSPAAHLSGYPFHPVDLTSVRPRALAGLLRSERVTAVVNATDAANARDGWHRPDAVVHEANTTAALTLVRAVRELADPPRLVHLGTLHEYGEQPWGGRVREDEPARPRGAYARSRLIASETVLAAAGPGVPDPAVLRLANVCGPHPSPASFPGLLQRSFRRALAGERPSLRIAGDHRDYVDVRDVARAVVRACERGGGLVNIGGGRAVAVKDMVARMVEVTGVPADAVEQTQGDVDGFGGGWSLADVSAAERLLGWRPRIPVERSLHDMWHA, from the coding sequence GTGTCCGGTGAGCGGGTCGCGGTGATCGGCGCGACCGGCTGGGTGGGGCGACACGTGTGCGCCGCCCTGGCCGCGCACGGCCACGGGGTCGTGGCGCTGGCGCGGTCGCCGGCCGCGCACCTGTCCGGGTACCCGTTCCACCCCGTGGACCTGACGTCCGTGCGGCCCAGAGCGCTCGCCGGGCTGCTGCGTTCGGAGCGGGTGACGGCGGTGGTGAACGCGACCGACGCGGCCAACGCCAGGGACGGGTGGCACCGGCCCGACGCGGTCGTGCACGAGGCGAACACCACGGCGGCGCTGACCCTGGTGCGGGCCGTTCGGGAGCTGGCGGACCCGCCCCGGCTGGTGCACCTGGGGACCCTGCACGAGTACGGCGAACAGCCGTGGGGCGGGCGGGTCCGCGAGGACGAGCCGGCCCGCCCCCGCGGCGCCTACGCGCGCAGCAGGCTGATCGCGAGCGAGACGGTGCTGGCCGCGGCGGGCCCGGGGGTCCCGGACCCGGCGGTGCTGCGGCTGGCGAACGTGTGCGGGCCGCACCCCTCCCCCGCCTCCTTCCCCGGCCTGCTCCAGCGGTCGTTCCGCCGTGCCCTGGCGGGCGAGCGGCCGTCGCTGCGGATAGCGGGGGACCACCGCGACTACGTCGACGTCCGGGACGTCGCCCGCGCGGTGGTGCGCGCCTGTGAGCGCGGCGGGGGCCTGGTCAACATCGGCGGGGGCCGCGCCGTCGCGGTCAAGGACATGGTCGCCCGCATGGTGGAGGTGACCGGGGTGCCCGCGGACGCCGTCGAGCAGACGCAGGGGGACGTGGACGGGTTCGGCGGCGGATGGTCCCTGGCCGATGTGTCCGCCGCCGAACGCCTGCTGGGCTGGCGTCCCCGGATCCCCGTGGAGCGCTCCCTCCACGACATGTGGCACGCGTGA
- a CDS encoding dTDP-4-dehydrorhamnose 3,5-epimerase family protein, whose translation MRARQLSIPGALVFTAPVYSDPRGTFTSPFLASAFAEAAGHPLFAPAQISHSRSRRGVVRGVHYTATPPGMAKLVHCPQGRALDFIVDLRTGSPAFGRWESVELDPASGRSAYLPVGVGHLFVALEDDTVMSYFLSREYVAENERAVAPFDPDLGLEIPPGHTQISERDRVAPSLGEAARLGALPDYRECLVLEQSLHAGEGGRVR comes from the coding sequence ATGCGCGCGCGTCAGCTGTCGATCCCGGGGGCGCTGGTGTTCACGGCCCCGGTGTACTCCGACCCCCGCGGCACGTTCACCTCGCCGTTCCTGGCCTCGGCCTTCGCCGAGGCCGCGGGGCACCCCCTGTTCGCCCCGGCGCAGATCAGCCACAGCCGGTCGCGCCGCGGCGTGGTCCGCGGGGTGCACTACACCGCCACCCCGCCGGGCATGGCCAAGCTCGTGCACTGCCCCCAGGGCCGGGCCCTGGACTTCATCGTCGACCTGCGCACCGGCTCGCCGGCGTTCGGGCGGTGGGAGAGCGTCGAACTGGACCCCGCCTCGGGGAGGTCGGCCTACCTGCCGGTGGGTGTGGGCCACCTCTTCGTCGCCCTGGAGGACGACACCGTGATGTCGTACTTCCTCTCCCGGGAGTACGTCGCGGAGAACGAGCGGGCCGTCGCCCCCTTCGACCCCGACCTGGGGCTGGAGATCCCGCCGGGGCACACGCAGATCTCCGAGCGCGACCGGGTGGCCCCGTCCCTGGGCGAGGCCGCGCGGCTGGGGGCGCTGCCCGACTACCGGGAGTGCCTCGTCCTCGAACAGTCCCTCCACGCCGGGGAGGGCGGCCGTGTCCGGTGA
- a CDS encoding class I SAM-dependent DNA methyltransferase, whose product MNSPSAPLSGIYRSSADLYEAIYSRRGKDYAREAGQIAALVRERRPGAASLLDVACGTGSHLEHLSSHFEHVEGIDLAPDMVRVARAKLADVPVHIGDMRDFRIDGRFDVITCMFSSIGYAGGERGLVEALDTFARHLAPGGVIVLEPWYFPETALDRHVVGDVMTVGDRTIARVSHAVREEGAHRMRVHYVVADPAEGIRAFEDEHVLAIIERGIYEKAFAAVGCDVDYVETEGPGLFVATSRRNG is encoded by the coding sequence ATGAACAGCCCCTCCGCACCGCTCTCGGGGATCTACCGGTCCTCGGCCGACCTGTACGAGGCCATCTACAGCCGCCGGGGCAAGGACTACGCCCGCGAGGCCGGGCAGATCGCCGCGCTGGTGCGCGAGCGCCGGCCCGGGGCGGCGTCGCTGCTCGACGTCGCCTGCGGGACCGGCTCGCACCTGGAGCACCTGAGCTCGCACTTCGAGCACGTCGAGGGGATCGACCTGGCCCCCGACATGGTGCGGGTGGCCCGCGCCAAACTCGCCGACGTCCCCGTCCACATCGGCGACATGCGCGATTTCCGCATCGACGGCCGGTTCGACGTGATCACCTGCATGTTCAGCTCCATCGGCTACGCCGGCGGCGAGCGCGGGCTCGTCGAGGCGCTCGACACCTTCGCGCGGCACCTGGCGCCGGGCGGGGTGATCGTCCTGGAGCCGTGGTACTTCCCCGAGACCGCCCTGGACCGCCACGTCGTGGGCGACGTGATGACGGTCGGGGACCGGACCATCGCCCGGGTCTCGCACGCGGTCAGGGAGGAGGGGGCGCACCGGATGCGCGTCCACTACGTGGTCGCCGATCCCGCGGAGGGCATTCGGGCCTTCGAGGACGAGCACGTGCTGGCGATCATCGAGCGCGGGATCTACGAGAAGGCGTTCGCGGCGGTGGGCTGCGACGTGGACTACGTCGAGACGGAGGGCCCCGGCCTGTTCGTCGCGACCTCGCGACGGAACGGGTGA
- a CDS encoding class I SAM-dependent methyltransferase, producing MAASAQSPPATTRCRVCGGSVERFLDLGRQPLSDVFRSPQDDTEEFFYRLHVGQCGSCSMVQLMEEVPRERMFHADYPYFSSGSSVMREHFAGTARGFLETELTGDDPLIVEIGSNDGVMLSTVRDAGVRHVGFEPSGSVAAVARGAGIRVREEFFEATTAEALRLEEGPADVIFAANTFCHIPYIDSVLKGVDALLGPDGVFVFEDPYFGDIVSRTSFDQIYDEHFFLFSATSVRAMVARHGLELVDVRRLPVHGGEVRYTIARAGARPVSDAVTALIAEEEERGLHSPETLRAFAGSVASVRNGLIALLERIVAEGGTVDAYGATAKSATVVNYAGLGPGLIRRVYDSTPAKQGMLTPGAHIPVVPPAALREDPPGHLLLFAWNHAEEIMEKERWFREQGGRWVLYVPEPHTV from the coding sequence ATGGCCGCGTCCGCGCAGTCCCCGCCCGCCACGACCCGGTGCCGCGTCTGCGGCGGGTCCGTCGAACGCTTCCTCGACCTGGGCCGGCAGCCGCTCTCGGACGTCTTCCGCTCGCCGCAGGACGACACCGAGGAGTTCTTCTACCGGCTGCACGTGGGGCAGTGCGGCTCCTGCTCCATGGTGCAGCTCATGGAGGAGGTCCCCCGCGAGCGCATGTTCCACGCCGACTACCCGTACTTCTCCAGCGGCTCCTCCGTCATGCGCGAGCACTTCGCCGGCACGGCGCGGGGCTTCCTGGAGACGGAGCTGACCGGGGACGACCCGCTCATCGTCGAGATCGGCTCGAACGACGGGGTCATGCTCTCCACCGTGCGCGACGCGGGCGTCCGCCACGTCGGGTTCGAGCCGTCGGGGAGCGTGGCCGCGGTGGCGCGCGGCGCCGGGATCCGGGTGCGGGAGGAGTTCTTCGAGGCCACCACGGCGGAGGCGCTGCGGCTGGAGGAGGGCCCCGCGGACGTCATCTTCGCCGCGAACACGTTCTGCCACATCCCCTACATCGACTCCGTCCTCAAGGGCGTGGACGCCCTGCTGGGGCCGGACGGCGTCTTCGTGTTCGAGGACCCCTACTTCGGCGACATCGTGTCCCGGACCTCGTTCGACCAGATCTACGACGAGCACTTCTTCCTGTTCTCGGCGACGTCGGTGCGCGCGATGGTGGCCCGCCACGGCCTGGAGCTGGTCGACGTGCGGCGGCTGCCGGTCCACGGCGGCGAGGTGCGCTACACCATCGCCCGCGCGGGCGCGCGGCCGGTCTCGGACGCCGTGACCGCGCTGATCGCCGAAGAGGAGGAGCGGGGGCTGCACTCCCCCGAGACCCTGCGGGCCTTCGCCGGGTCGGTGGCCTCGGTCAGGAACGGCCTGATCGCCCTCCTCGAGCGGATCGTCGCGGAGGGCGGGACGGTGGACGCCTACGGCGCCACGGCCAAGAGCGCGACCGTCGTCAACTACGCCGGGCTGGGCCCCGGCCTCATCCGCCGGGTCTACGACAGCACCCCGGCCAAGCAGGGCATGCTCACCCCCGGGGCGCACATCCCCGTGGTGCCGCCCGCCGCCCTGCGCGAGGACCCTCCCGGACACCTGCTGCTCTTCGCCTGGAACCACGCCGAGGAGATCATGGAGAAGGAGCGGTGGTTCCGCGAGCAGGGAGGCCGCTGGGTCCTCTACGTCCCCGAACCGCACACGGTCTGA
- a CDS encoding serine hydrolase domain-containing protein, producing the protein MPDEPTPLDPGHWAARLSDLAGRHGVPGAQLGILRLSPDGGQETAAVAHGVLDTDTGHPVTPRSAFQIGSVSKVWTATVVMGLVEEGLLALDTPVAEVLPELVPSAGATTAGVTVRHLLTHTSGIDGDLFTDTGRGDDAIERYVAPLADALRVHPLGATFSYCNSGFVLLGRIIERLTGQVWDEAMRDRLFAPLGLERTGTLPEHALLNDPATGHVEGLPDPVRTTQWGLPRAIGPAGGVTADVGDVLAFAALHLRGGTTADGTRLLSRDTVRAMAEPQVGLPDPYTLGDSWGLGWIRYDWDGHRAIGHDGNTIGQSAFLRLLPGEGLAVALLTNGGRTRDLYQDLYREVFEALAGVRVPGALEPPADPPHHDVTPHLGVYEGAAGRLEVLAGADGPVLRSTALGPLAELRPDPVQEHPMAAVAPGVYATRPEDAVTWSPVTFYRLETGQEYAHRNGRALPRVDSPAV; encoded by the coding sequence TTGCCCGACGAACCCACCCCCCTCGACCCCGGCCACTGGGCCGCCCGGCTGTCCGACCTCGCCGGACGGCACGGCGTCCCCGGCGCCCAGCTCGGCATCCTGCGCCTGTCCCCCGACGGGGGGCAGGAGACCGCCGCGGTGGCGCACGGCGTCCTGGACACCGACACCGGCCACCCTGTCACCCCCAGGTCCGCCTTCCAGATCGGCTCGGTTTCCAAGGTCTGGACGGCCACCGTCGTCATGGGCCTGGTCGAGGAGGGCCTGCTGGCCCTGGACACCCCCGTCGCGGAGGTCCTGCCCGAGCTCGTCCCCTCCGCCGGCGCCACCACCGCCGGGGTCACCGTCCGCCACCTGCTCACCCACACCAGCGGCATCGACGGCGACCTGTTCACCGATACCGGCCGCGGCGACGACGCGATCGAGCGCTACGTCGCACCGCTCGCCGACGCCCTCCGCGTCCACCCCCTGGGCGCCACCTTCTCCTACTGCAACTCCGGGTTCGTGCTGCTGGGCCGGATCATCGAACGCCTCACCGGGCAGGTGTGGGACGAGGCGATGCGCGACCGCCTCTTCGCGCCGCTGGGCCTGGAGCGCACCGGCACCCTGCCCGAGCACGCCCTGCTGAACGACCCCGCGACCGGCCACGTCGAGGGCCTGCCCGACCCGGTGCGGACCACGCAGTGGGGGCTGCCCCGGGCCATCGGACCGGCCGGGGGCGTCACCGCCGACGTCGGCGACGTGCTGGCCTTCGCCGCCCTCCACCTGCGCGGCGGCACCACGGCCGACGGGACCCGCCTGCTGTCGCGGGACACCGTCCGCGCCATGGCCGAGCCGCAGGTGGGCCTGCCCGACCCCTACACCCTCGGCGACTCCTGGGGGCTGGGCTGGATCCGCTACGACTGGGACGGGCACCGCGCCATCGGCCACGACGGCAACACCATCGGCCAGTCCGCGTTCCTGCGCCTGCTGCCCGGGGAGGGCCTGGCCGTCGCCCTGCTCACCAACGGCGGCCGCACCCGCGACCTCTACCAGGACCTGTACCGGGAGGTGTTCGAGGCCCTGGCCGGGGTGCGCGTCCCCGGCGCCCTGGAACCGCCCGCCGACCCGCCGCACCACGACGTCACCCCGCACCTGGGCGTGTACGAGGGCGCCGCCGGGCGCCTGGAGGTGCTGGCGGGCGCGGACGGCCCGGTGCTGCGCAGCACCGCCCTGGGCCCGCTGGCCGAGCTGCGGCCCGACCCCGTCCAGGAGCACCCCATGGCGGCGGTCGCCCCCGGTGTGTACGCCACCCGCCCCGAGGACGCCGTGACCTGGTCGCCGGTGACCTTCTACCGGCTGGAGACGGGGCAGGAGTACGCCCACCGCAACGGCCGCGCCCTGCCCCGGGTGGACTCACCCGCCGTGTAG
- a CDS encoding ATP-binding cassette domain-containing protein, whose amino-acid sequence METNAVIRLRGVRTNNLKSIDLDIPRGRLVVFAGVSGSGKSSLVFGTVAAEAGHRLNETFPPFARERLPKWSRPDADLVEGLSPVVVVGQRRLGGNARSTVGTATGVWAYLRLLFSRIGTPHVGEASRFSFNDPAGMCSACSGLGETVVSAVDRFLDLDLSLARGAIRVPGFGDGRHWYERYADIGPFTADTPLREWTPEERRALLYGGEHAARLGTRPAREYEGIVERFERIHLRSGGEASERKREVTARFTRAAPCPECGGDRLNAAARAATVRGRTLGGLARTEIADLAAWVREVDDPAVAPVVAGLEARLRALVGIGLGYLHPGRGTASLSGGESQRITTVRYLAGGLVGMTYIFDEPTTGLHPRDVASMTELLLRLRDLGNTVLVVEHDPAVMAIADEVVEIGPGAGADGGRVVHQGTFGALRSAGTATAAALAARAPVRSVPRPATGALTVRGARRNNLKDVTVDVPTGVLTVLTGVAGSGKSSLAAELVEGHRAVVLDQRPVTAHRRSTPVTYTGIAAPLRALFAERSGLPAGRFSANSEGACPECRGLGTVRVDLAFLEAEEVLCPVCEGRRFTEEVLRHRVAGLTIADIDALTVAEALALLPDEAIRTALRRLDRVGLGHLRLGRPLTSLSGGECQRLKIARELRDAAGPTLYVLDEPTTGLHPGDVAVLLGVLDRLVERGHTVVVVEHDVDVMRHADHLIDLGPGPGERGGRVLYQGPPAGIVGTATAEALHGG is encoded by the coding sequence ATGGAGACCAACGCGGTGATCCGCCTGCGCGGAGTGCGGACCAACAACCTCAAGTCCATCGACCTCGACATCCCGCGCGGACGCCTGGTGGTGTTCGCGGGCGTGTCGGGTTCGGGCAAGTCGTCTCTGGTGTTCGGCACGGTCGCGGCCGAGGCCGGGCACCGGCTCAACGAGACCTTCCCCCCGTTCGCCCGGGAGCGGCTGCCCAAGTGGAGCCGCCCCGACGCCGACCTCGTCGAGGGGCTCTCCCCCGTGGTGGTGGTCGGGCAGCGGCGGCTGGGCGGCAACGCCCGCTCCACCGTCGGCACCGCCACCGGGGTCTGGGCGTACCTGCGGCTGCTGTTCTCCCGGATCGGCACCCCGCACGTGGGCGAGGCCTCCCGGTTCTCGTTCAACGACCCGGCGGGGATGTGCTCGGCCTGCTCGGGGCTGGGCGAGACCGTGGTGAGCGCCGTCGACCGGTTCCTGGACCTCGACCTGTCGCTGGCGCGGGGGGCGATCCGGGTGCCGGGGTTCGGCGACGGCCGCCACTGGTACGAGCGCTACGCCGACATCGGCCCCTTCACCGCCGACACCCCGCTGCGCGAGTGGACGCCCGAGGAGCGCCGCGCCCTGCTGTACGGCGGAGAGCACGCGGCGCGGCTGGGCACCCGGCCCGCCCGCGAGTACGAGGGGATCGTGGAGCGGTTCGAGCGCATCCACCTGCGCTCCGGCGGGGAGGCCTCCGAGCGCAAGCGCGAGGTGACGGCCCGGTTCACCCGCGCGGCGCCCTGCCCGGAGTGCGGGGGCGACCGCCTGAACGCGGCGGCCCGCGCCGCCACGGTCCGCGGCCGCACCCTGGGCGGGCTCGCCCGTACCGAGATCGCCGACCTGGCCGCCTGGGTGCGGGAGGTGGACGACCCCGCCGTGGCCCCGGTGGTGGCCGGGCTGGAGGCGCGCCTGCGGGCCCTGGTCGGGATCGGGCTGGGGTACCTGCACCCGGGCCGGGGCACCGCGAGCCTGTCCGGCGGCGAGTCCCAGCGGATCACGACCGTCCGGTACCTGGCCGGGGGCCTGGTGGGGATGACCTACATCTTCGACGAGCCCACCACGGGCCTGCACCCGCGCGACGTCGCGTCGATGACGGAGCTGCTGCTCCGGCTGCGCGACCTGGGCAACACGGTCCTGGTGGTCGAGCACGACCCGGCCGTCATGGCGATCGCCGACGAGGTCGTCGAGATCGGCCCGGGGGCCGGGGCCGACGGGGGCCGGGTGGTCCACCAGGGGACCTTCGGCGCGCTGCGGTCCGCGGGCACGGCCACCGCCGCGGCCCTGGCCGCCCGGGCGCCGGTCCGGTCCGTGCCCCGCCCGGCCACCGGGGCGCTCACGGTGCGCGGCGCCCGCCGCAACAACCTCAAGGACGTCACCGTGGACGTGCCCACCGGGGTGCTCACCGTCCTGACCGGCGTCGCCGGCTCGGGCAAGTCCAGCCTGGCGGCGGAGCTGGTCGAGGGGCACAGGGCGGTGGTGCTCGACCAGCGGCCGGTGACCGCCCACCGGCGCTCCACCCCCGTCACCTACACCGGGATCGCCGCGCCGCTGCGCGCGCTGTTCGCCGAGCGCAGCGGGCTGCCCGCGGGCCGGTTCAGCGCCAACTCCGAGGGCGCCTGTCCCGAGTGCCGCGGGCTGGGCACGGTCCGCGTGGACCTGGCGTTCCTGGAGGCCGAGGAGGTCCTGTGCCCGGTCTGCGAGGGCCGGCGCTTCACCGAGGAGGTGCTGCGCCACCGGGTGGCGGGGCTGACCATCGCCGACATCGACGCCCTCACGGTCGCCGAGGCCCTCGCCCTGCTGCCCGACGAGGCGATCCGGACGGCGCTGCGCCGCCTGGACCGGGTGGGGCTGGGCCACCTGCGGCTGGGACGGCCGCTGACGAGCCTGTCCGGCGGCGAGTGCCAGCGCCTCAAAATCGCCCGGGAGCTGCGCGACGCCGCCGGCCCGACCCTGTACGTCCTGGACGAGCCCACCACCGGGCTGCACCCGGGCGACGTCGCCGTGCTGCTCGGGGTGCTGGACCGGCTGGTCGAGCGGGGGCACACCGTGGTCGTCGTCGAGCACGACGTGGACGTCATGCGCCACGCCGACCACCTCATCGACCTGGGCCCGGGGCCGGGCGAACGCGGCGGGCGGGTCCTCTACCAGGGACCGCCCGCCGGGATCGTCGGCACGGCGACCGCCGAGGCCCTACACGGCGGGTGA
- a CDS encoding helix-turn-helix transcriptional regulator — MADVTGRTLALLTTLQSGRSFTGEELAARLGVSPRTLRRDVDRLRGYGYPVSTRPGPGGHYRLVAGSFVPPLVFDDDEATATLLALAALAAGGAAEGGSVEEAATRAYGKVDQYLPARLRHRAARLRESLESTTPPGPGTAAGSLAALADAIRDRRTVAFDYRGRTGRESSRRVEPHRQVHHRGRWYLLAWDTGREDWRVFRTDRMDGLRTTHDAFTPRPLPADTAAEYLRRGLDRERTRVVLTVTAPAAAVADAFAEHDAEVEALAGERTRVAVMADTWEWLLTPLAFLDADVTVHGPPEVRAALRAFGARLAGQR; from the coding sequence ATGGCGGACGTCACCGGGCGCACCCTCGCCCTGCTCACCACACTCCAGTCCGGGCGCTCGTTCACCGGGGAGGAACTGGCCGCGCGGCTGGGCGTCAGCCCCCGGACGCTGCGCCGCGACGTGGACCGCCTGCGCGGCTACGGCTACCCGGTGAGCACCCGGCCCGGGCCCGGCGGTCACTACCGGCTGGTCGCGGGCTCCTTCGTGCCCCCGCTGGTGTTCGACGACGACGAGGCGACCGCGACCCTGCTGGCGCTGGCCGCCCTGGCGGCGGGCGGCGCGGCCGAGGGCGGGAGTGTGGAGGAGGCCGCCACCCGCGCCTACGGCAAGGTCGACCAGTACCTGCCCGCGCGGCTGCGGCACCGGGCGGCCCGCCTCCGGGAGAGCCTGGAGAGCACGACGCCGCCCGGGCCGGGCACCGCGGCCGGGAGCCTGGCCGCCCTGGCCGACGCGATCCGGGACCGGCGGACCGTCGCCTTCGACTACCGGGGGCGCACCGGGCGGGAGTCCTCGCGGCGGGTCGAGCCCCACCGGCAGGTCCACCACCGGGGCCGGTGGTACCTGCTGGCCTGGGACACCGGCCGCGAGGACTGGCGGGTGTTCCGCACGGACCGCATGGACGGCCTGCGGACGACGCACGACGCCTTCACACCCCGGCCGCTGCCCGCCGACACCGCCGCGGAGTACCTCCGGCGCGGCCTGGACCGCGAGCGCACACGGGTCGTCCTCACCGTGACCGCGCCCGCTGCGGCGGTCGCCGACGCCTTCGCCGAGCACGACGCCGAGGTCGAGGCACTGGCGGGGGAACGGACCCGGGTGGCGGTCATGGCCGACACCTGGGAGTGGCTGCTCACGCCCCTGGCGTTCCTGGACGCCGACGTCACCGTGCACGGGCCGCCGGAGGTGCGGGCGGCCCTGCGCGCCTTCGGCGCCCGCCTGGCGGGACAGCGGTAG
- a CDS encoding purple acid phosphatase family protein, whose product MSPLAARRAFALFGSTLLALTAVAATAPAATAATDPERVILTPTADPATSQTLTWRSDGSGDPVLQIAPAADPDRVDTVEGADTASVNGTFHAATATGLTPGTDYRYRVGDGTSFSPWRVFTTASSGADPFTFLYFGDIQNGISTGGATMVRAALAAEPDAELAVHAGDLINTADSESEWTEWFDAIGPEAAGTMNHITAPGNHEYSLLSLSRYWTAQFPGAGNGPTGGRHLPETVYHTDYQGVRFVVLNSNYRNAAPLSTRSWLDTQQRWLADTLESNPHEWTVVTFHHPVFSNSPSRDNRPLRDAWLDTLEEHGVDLVLQGHDHSYARGNLTANRTDDPAVQTGTVYTVAVTGTKMYDVSDGNWTSNGAEARVQIADTPTFQAVEVDGDRLVYTARTADGTVVDAFTIDKSDGKRVTDTL is encoded by the coding sequence GTGTCCCCCCTCGCCGCCCGCCGCGCCTTCGCCCTGTTCGGCTCGACCCTCCTGGCCCTGACCGCGGTCGCCGCCACCGCCCCCGCCGCGACCGCGGCCACCGACCCCGAGCGCGTGATCCTCACCCCCACCGCCGACCCCGCCACCTCGCAGACCCTCACCTGGCGCTCGGACGGCTCCGGCGACCCGGTGCTCCAGATCGCCCCGGCCGCCGACCCCGACCGGGTCGACACCGTCGAGGGCGCCGACACCGCCTCGGTCAACGGCACCTTCCACGCCGCCACCGCCACCGGCCTGACCCCCGGCACCGACTACCGGTACCGCGTCGGCGACGGGACCTCCTTCAGCCCCTGGCGGGTCTTCACCACGGCCTCCTCCGGCGCCGACCCCTTCACGTTCCTGTACTTCGGCGACATCCAGAACGGCATCTCCACCGGCGGCGCCACCATGGTGCGGGCCGCCCTGGCCGCCGAGCCCGACGCCGAACTGGCCGTCCACGCGGGCGATCTCATCAACACGGCCGACAGCGAGTCGGAGTGGACCGAGTGGTTCGACGCCATCGGCCCCGAGGCCGCGGGCACCATGAACCACATCACCGCCCCCGGCAACCACGAGTACTCGCTGCTGTCCCTGAGCCGCTACTGGACCGCCCAGTTCCCCGGCGCGGGCAACGGCCCCACCGGCGGCCGCCACCTGCCCGAGACCGTCTACCACACGGACTACCAGGGCGTGCGGTTCGTCGTCCTGAACTCCAACTACCGCAACGCCGCCCCGCTGAGCACCCGCTCCTGGCTGGACACCCAGCAGCGGTGGCTGGCGGACACCCTGGAGTCCAACCCCCACGAGTGGACGGTGGTCACCTTCCACCACCCCGTCTTCTCCAACAGCCCCAGCCGCGACAACCGGCCGCTGCGCGACGCCTGGCTGGACACCCTGGAGGAGCACGGCGTCGACCTGGTCCTCCAGGGCCACGACCACTCCTACGCCCGCGGCAACCTCACCGCCAACCGCACCGACGACCCGGCCGTGCAGACCGGGACCGTCTACACCGTCGCGGTGACCGGCACCAAGATGTACGACGTCTCCGACGGCAACTGGACCTCCAACGGCGCCGAGGCCCGCGTCCAGATCGCCGACACCCCGACCTTCCAGGCCGTGGAGGTCGACGGCGACCGGCTGGTCTACACCGCGCGCACCGCCGACGGCACGGTGGTGGACGCCTTCACCATCGACAAGAGCGACGGCAAGCGCGTCACCGACACGCTCTGA